The Pochonia chlamydosporia 170 chromosome 1, whole genome shotgun sequence genome window below encodes:
- a CDS encoding ring-1 protein (similar to Beauveria bassiana ARSEF 2860 XP_008597621.1) gives MASQPSSSPTASPYPFAAAPDIVRAHQKDAYFTGHLANTITDLYRRLFGARATHSLAPELRSLATLLYFSLTTLPGNRTLGEEYCDLVQVESPNGQLPDIQKRSAYIAGTILLPYLVSRTLPSLRNRLRKLVDKRLDTLRRKGKQSTREARTWEYISNHLPSLTSAAPVQAVTLALFYFNGTYYELTKRLLSLRYVFTRDVPDSPDRGGYEVLGVLLVIQLALQSYLHIRSTFSAAARRERNAFPSGTLDVSLDHANSYSANSDLLLTELGARGPQESRVDLALTTHTPVSSVPRFDLADGKVMGYIKGSQQRKCTLCLEELKDPSATQCGHVFCWECIGDWVREKPECPLCRREAMVQHILPLRVM, from the coding sequence ATGGCCTCCCaaccatcctcctcgcccaccGCATCACCATACCCCTTCGCCGCGGCCCCGGACATCGTGCGCGCCCACCAAAAAGACGCCTACTTCACCGGCCAcctcgccaacaccatcaccgacCTCTACCGCCGGCTCTTCGGCGCGCGCGCAACCCACTCCCTCGCCCCGGAACTGCGCTCCCTCGCCACGCTGCTCTACTTCTCGCTCACCACCCTCCCCGGCAACCGGACCCTCGGCGAAGAATACTGCGACCTCGTCCAGGTCGAATCCCCCAACGGCCAACTCCCCGACATACAAAAGCGAAGCGCCTACATAGCCGgcaccatcctcctcccctaCCTCGTCAGCAGAACGCTCCCCAGCCTGCGCAACCGGCTGCGCAAGCTCGTCGACAAACGGCTCGACACCCTCCGCCGCAAGGGCAAGCAATCAACCCGCGAGGCCCGCACGTGGGAATACATCTCCAACCACCTCCCGTCACTGACGTCCGCGGCGCCCGTCCAGGCCGTCACCCTCGCGCTCTTCTACTTCAACGGCACGTACTACGAGCTGACGAAGCGCCTCCTCTCCCTGCGCTACGTCTTCACGCGCGACGTGCCAGACTCCCCCGACAGGGGAGGCTACGAGGTCCTCGGCGTGCTGCTCGTCATACAGCTCGCCCTCCAGAGCTACCTGCACATCCGGTCGACCTTTTCCGCCGCTGCCCGCCGCGAGCGCAACGCCTTCCCCTCTGGCACGCTTGACGTGTCCCTCGACCATGCGAATTCGTACTCTGCGAATAGCGATCTCCTGCTCACGGAGCTGGGCGCCAGAGGTCCTCAGGAGAGCAGGGTAGATTTGGCGCTCACGACACATACCCCCGTGTCTTCTGTGCCGCGCTTCGATCTTGCAGACGGCAAGGTGATGGGGTATATCAAGGGTTCGCAGCAGCGGAAGTGTACGCTTTGTCTCGAGGAGCTCAAGGATCCGTCGGCAACGCAGTGCGGACATGTGTTTTGCTGGGAGTGTATAGGAGATTGGGTGAGGGAGAAGCCCGAGTGTCCGTTGTGCAGGAGGGAGGCTATGGTGCAGCATATTCTGCCTTTGAGAGTCATGTAA
- a CDS encoding protein-ER retention protein (Erd1) (similar to Cordyceps militaris CM01 XP_006667430.1) translates to MDGDPAVESELDAFSVIFPLPYRVGFIITLAVWGWGLNLHYLHLAKVDVPALIRYPGRSSPHHISHHFSTYRLATVLSGLFAVSIVLFWLCTWGVASRVIEYDWIPMTYLVALIAIFFVPLTNLPSGGRRRFLATLKRVSIGGIAEAQDGKFGDILLADVLTSYAKVCGDVFVTLCMFFTSGGSSTKRPDRNCGGTVIVPLLMALPSVIRFRQCIIEYLRVRRAPYKESAGWGGQHLANALKYSTAFPVLITSTLQRNTENAASKAAYNRAWLVAVLVNSLYSFYWDVAKDWDMTLFSSTRERNSAHHPWGLRDRLIFRPVNMYYAVIVLDLMLRCTWSMKLSPHLDKFSDFESGIFLIEFLEVFRRWVWIFFRVETEWIRNSSTGLGIDDILLGDYSGKDDDD, encoded by the exons ATGGACGGTGATCCAGCAGTCGAATCCGAACTCGACGCCTTCAGTGTCATATTCCCTCTCCCCTACCGCGTAGgcttcatcatcacactAG CCGTCTGGGGATGGGGCCTCAACCTCCACTACCTGCACCTCGCAAAAGTCGACGTCCCAGCACTGATACGCTACCCCGGCCGATCCTCGCCGCACCACATATCGCACCACTTCTCGACATACCGCCTCGCGACCGTCCTGTCCGGCCTGTTCGCCGTGTCGATAGTGCTCTTCTGGCTGTGCACATGGGGCGTGGCATCGCGCGTCATCGAATACGACTGGATCCCCATGACGTATCTCGTCgccctcatcgccatcttcttcgtcccGCTGACGAACCTCCCCAGCGGCGGGAGGAGGCGCTTCCTCGCGACCCTCAAGCGCGTGAGCATAGGCGGCATTGCGGAGGCCCAGGACGGCAAGTTCGGCGACATTTTGCTGGCGGATGTGCTGACGTCGTATGCGAAAGTCTGCGGCGACGTCTTCGTCACGCTGTGCATGTTCTTCACGTCGGGCGGCTCGTCGACGAAGCGGCCCGACCGGAACTGCGGCGGCACGGTCATCGTGCCGCTGCTGATGGCGCTGCCGAGCGTCATTCGCTTCCGGCAGTGTATAATTGAGTATCTGCGGGTGAGACGGGCGCCGTACAAGGAGTCCGCGGGCTGGGGTGGCCAGCATCTCGCCAATGCGCTCAAGTACTCTACCGCGTTTCCGGTCCTCATCACGAGCACGCTGCAGCGGAACACGGAAAATGCTGCCTCAAAGGCCGCTTACAACAGGGCGTGGCTGGTGGCCGTGCTGGTCAACTCGCTCTACTCTTTCTACTGGGACGTTGCGAAGGATTGGGACATGACGCTCTTTTCGTCTACGAGGGAGCGCAATTCTGCGCATCATCCGTGGGGTCTGCGCGATAGACTCATCTTTCGACCTGTCAACATGTACTATGCGGTTATAGTgctggatttgatgctgaggtGTACGTGGTCCATGAAGCTGAGTCCTCACTTGGACAAGTTTAGTGATTTTGAGAGCGGCATCTTTCTCATTGAGTTTCTGGAGGTGTTTCGCCGCTGGGTGTGGATATTCTTCCGGGTGGAAACGGAATGGATTAGGAACTCATCGACCGGATTGGGTATTGATGATATTTTGTTGGGGGATTATTCGGgcaaggatgacgatgattAG
- a CDS encoding BEM46 family protein (similar to Cordyceps militaris CM01 XP_006667427.1), with translation MSSPGSPPASTLSSYLEQTASALSSAASYMRLPALASTGIAAALTSLLYFKQKALIYPSHMPPNSRTDVPRPSQFGIRDFEELVIPTDDGEKLSAFYIRGPRGGKNSDVTMIMFHGNAGNIGHRLPIARMLINYIGCNVFMLEYRGYGTSTGEPDEGGLNIDAQTGLKYLRERAETRDHRLIVYGQSLGGAVSVRLVAKNQDAGEIIGLVLENTFLSMRKLIPSVIPPAKYLTLLCHQVWPSDTTLPNITKVPVLFLSGLQDEIVPPSHMRQLYELCNAPDKRWKPLPGGDHNSSVLEEGYFEAIAEFVADVTSEASKEKTRL, from the exons ATGTCGAGTCCCGGTTCTCCTCCCGCTTCTACGCTCAGCAGCTACCTCGAGCAGACGGCTTCTGCTCTGAGCTCCGCCGCTTCCTACATGCGTCTGCCCGCACTGGCATCCACG GGTATTGCTGCCGCCTTAACATCCTTGTTGTATTTCAAGCAAAA GGCTCTGATATACCCGTCCCATATGCCCCCAAACTCGCGGACAGACGTACCAAGACCTTCCCAATTTGGTATAAGAGACTTTGAGGAGCTTGTCATTCCTACCGACGATGGCGAGAAGCTATCTGCTTTCTATATACGAGGCCCTCGTGGCGGCAAGAACTCTGATGTGACCATGATTATGTTTCATGGCAACGCCGGAAATATTGGCCACCGCCTTCCCATAGCAAGGATGCTTATCAATTATATTGGCTGTAACGTGTTTATGCTGGAGTATAGAGGTTACGGCACCTCCACTGGAGAGCCCGACGAGGGTGGATTGAACATTGATGCGCAAACCGGGCTGAAGTATCTACGTGAAAGAGCCGAGACACGAGACCACCGGCTGATCGTCTACGGTCAGAGTCTGGGCGGCGCGGTTAGTGTCCGATTGGTGGCTAAGAACCAAGACGCAGGTGAAATCATTGGTTTGGTGCTGGAAAATACTTTCCTATCGATGAGAAAGTTGATTCCATCCGTTATTCCACCGGCCAAATACCTGACTCTGCTTTGCCACCAGGTTTGGCCAAGTGATACGACTTTACCAAACATTACAAAAGTTCCTGTGCTCTTCCTCAGTGGTTTACAGGACGAAATTGTTCC TCCCAGTCACATGCGCCAATTATACGAACTTTGCAACGCCCCCGACAAGCGGTGGAAGCCACTGCCGGGTGGCGATCACAATTCCAGCGTCCTTGAGGAGGGCTactttgaagccattgccgaATTTGTTGCGGATGTCACGAGCGAGGCATCCAAGGAGAAGACGCGGTTATAG
- a CDS encoding alpha/beta hydrolase family domain-containing protein: protein MAKPIIVCIPGAFHARSSWDKVAIPLRQQGYTVLTPPLATCTTTEDAHEIVGKTTLDDVSLIHEQLLPLLDQGAEALLVSHSYGSVSATLAIEGHTVADRKSRGLNGGIIGLVVIAGFAFRVHGKSIVGDDSDPPVPEYFTVKDGICHLKEIAKTFFYSDLPAAQQDDAWGRLLKAHSRASLCAFPKFIASDVVVPKTYVLCELDKAVEPAHQEMFTQIGKFDRVVRIEAGHTPLVSVPERIVDIVVEAAN, encoded by the exons atggccaaaccCATCATCGTCTGCATCCCCGGCGCCTTCCACGCCCGCTCATCGTGGGACAAAGTCGCCATCCCCCTCCGCCAACAGGGCTACACGGTCCTCACACCCCCCCTCGCAACATGCACCACCACAGAAGACGCGCATGAAATAGTAGGCAAGACGACCCTAGACGACGTCTCCCTCATCCACGAGCAGCTCCTCCCGCTGCTGGACCAAGGCGCCGAAGCACTCCTCGTATCCCACAGCTACGGCTCCGTGTCCGCCACTCTCGCCATAGAAGGACACACAGTCGCGGACAGAAAATCAAGAGGTTTAAACGGCGGGATTATAGGACTCGTGGTGATAGCTGGGTTTGCGTTTCGAGTACATGGGAAGAGTATCGTGGGGGATGATAGTGACCCGCCTGTGCCAGAGTACTTTACAGTCAAG GATGGGATATGTCACTTGAAGGAGATTGCCAAGACGTTTTTCTACAGCGATTTGCCTGCCGCGCAGCAGGACGACGCGTGGGGGAGGTTATTGAAGGCGCATAGCCGTGCTAGTTTATGTGCGTTTCCCAAGTTTATCGCCTCTGATGTGGTTGTTCCCAAGACGTATGTGCTGTGTGAGTTGGACAAGGCGGTTGAGCCGGCGCACCAGGAGATGTTTACGCAGATTGGGAAGTTTGATCGCGTGGTTAGGATTGAGGCTGGTCATACACCGTTGGTGAGTGTGCCGGAGAGAATTGTGGATATTGTGGTTGAGGCGGCGAATTGA
- a CDS encoding Zinc finger domain-containing protein, C2H2, LYAR-type (similar to Metarhizium robertsii ARSEF 23 XP_007820550.2) — MVHFEGLQYRSHTSCISEDQKYQGALYKEKNKKPKIHDNKPVDSEQQQQQQQSERPKKMSQQPYVEDIGEDRAYEPWNDSVGPTEDERSPAEGLPEAPTPPAAATEEHVNVFDFLVATGQTPNASNMNLPRDQQGPDVGDSTSLVRYEYEAEKYLMEDDEALIQYGSGPVPTDPAFVTPGSKTERRRSRESELKKDKKRKRLHVDVPGDQVMTDAPPVLHSGLTGSLKGLMRPVYPPSPDYSGGDVGENSPASPLKKTKHSKHSKGGQISNSLFDMITGGVKKSSKKKSKKHSHRHRENKDTKLLEYRPQSKDSKNDDNDGQMVVFKPRADAFLSFVNKGPGSEKGCSVNKALKRFHRERQASGSNLPKSKEEKELWRTLRLRRNERGEIVLFTVEE; from the exons ATGGTTCATTTTGAAGGTTTGCAATACCGCTCTCACACA TCCTGCATAAGCGAAGACCAAAAGTACCAAGGCGCACTGtacaaagaaaagaacaagaagcccaagatcCACGACAACAAACCCGTCGACTccgagcagcagcaacaacaacagcaaagcGAACGACCCAAGAAGATGTCGCAGCAGCCGTATGTTGAGGATATTGGGGAGGACCGGGCCTACGAGCCATGGAACGATTCCGTTGGTCCAACTGAGGACGAACGATCTCCTGCTGAGGGTCTTCCGGAGGCTCCTACACCACCTGCCGCCGCAACCGAGGAACATGTTAACGTCTTTGATTTTCTCGTGGCTACCGGCCAGACTCCCAACGCCTCCAACATGAATCTTCCCAGGGACCAACAGGGACCGGATGTTGGCGACAGCACATCGCTGGTACGCTATGAGTATGAAGCTGAGAAATATCTAatggaagacgatgaggcCTTAATCCAGTATGGTTCCGGCCCCGTGCCCACAGATCCTGCATTCGTCACTCCCGGATCCAAGACGGAGCGGCGACGTAGCCGGGAGAGCGAgctcaagaaggacaagaagcgCAAACgtctccatgtcgatgtACCTGGAGATCAAGTTATGACGGATGCACCACCAGTGCTGCATTCCGGGCTCACTGGTAGCTTGAAGGGGTTGATGCGGCCAGTCTACCCTCCCTCACCAGACTATTCTGGCGGAGACGTGGGCGAGAATTCTCCTGCAAGCCCTCTGAAGAAGACCAAACACTCGAAACACTCCAAGGGTGGGCAGATCAGCAATAGTTTGTTTGACATGATTACTGGCGGTGTCAAGAAgtcctccaagaagaagtccaagaagcATTCTCACCGACACCGGGAGAACAAGGACACGAAGCTGCTCGAATACCGACCTCAATCCAAGGATAGCAAGAATGATGATAATGATGGTCAAATGGTTGTCTTCAAACCTCGCGCCGATGCATTCCTCTCTTTCGTGAATAAGGGACCCGGCAGCGAAAAGGGTTGCAGCGTGAATAAGGCCCTGAAGCGATTTCACCGTGAACGTCAGGCGTCTGGCTCCAATCtacccaagtccaaggaagaaaaggagcttTGGCGAACTCTGCGCTTGCGACGGAACGAGCGTGGTGAGATTGTCCTCTTCACCGTCGAGGAGTGA